Below is a window of Desmonostoc muscorum LEGE 12446 DNA.
TCTCTCCAGGAGCGCCAATAGGTAATAGTTGCATTTGCTCATCAAGAATGTAGAGATTTAAGTTAGCTAATGGTTTACCAATTGGCACCGTTCGCTGATTTTCACCAAAAGGCTGGTTAACAATAAACTGAGTAATATCATCAGCAGCTTCGGTAGGCCCATAAGCGTTAACAATTTTAATTTCAGGATATATCTGGAGCCACTTATTTACCCAACTTACTGATACTGGTTCTCCTACAACCATCATCCATTTCAGATGAGGTAATTCTCTTTCCTGAATTTCCAGATGGAAAGTATATTCAAGTAAGCCGCCAAATAATGCTGGTACTAATTCAACTACTGTAATTTTTTCTGATTGAAGTACTTTAAGTAGTTTATCAGGAATCGCAACAGTTTCTACATCTACTATTACTGTCTTGCCACCAATTAAAAGCGGTGCTAAAAATTGCCATACGGAAATATCTGTCGAAGAAGGAGCGCTTTGGAGAAAACAAAATTCTTCTGTTAATTGCAATTCATCGAATTGGGCATAAATATGATTAATTGCACCATCATGTCTGACAATTGCCCCTTTTGGTAATCCTGTAGACCCAGAAGTATAGAGCATATAAGCTGGGTCAGTAGCATCATTAATAGATTTTATATTATCACTTGGTAAATGTTCAAAATCTAATTTATTATATATCTTTAATCCAGGGCGATCGCCAAGCACAGTCTGATCATTGATCAAACTATCTAAACAAATAATAGATGATAATTGTGAACAATCTTCTACTAAGTATGACAAAATATTTAATAACGAAGAATCTGTTAATAAAAACCTCACTTCGCTATTAGACAGCATATACTTAATTCGATTCGCTGGGTAAGTACTATCAATAGGTACATAAGCTCCACCTGCTTTGTAGATAGCAAGGATAGCAATGAGAAAATTAATATCGCGGTCTTTAAAAATCCCTATAAACTCTCCTTTGCCAATTCCTAATTTCCGCAATAATGCAGCTAGCTGATTAGCTCGATGATTGAGTTCTTGATAAGTTAATTTTGTTTGTTCATGAACGACAGCTATATTGTTTGGAGTCTCAGATACTTGCTTTTCAAATAACTCATTTATTGGTTGCTCAAGTGGATAGTCTTTAGTATTCTTGTTATATTTTTTTAATAAAATTTCTTGTTCAGAGTCTTTTAAGAAAACAATATCAGAAATTTTAACATTAACGTTGTCCAGACAACTTTCAAGAACATTAACATAACATCTGCTCATCAATTTGATATTTTTATCTTGAAACAGATATTCACTATATTCTATATTTAAACTAATATTTTCACCGTTAACTGTAAAAGAAATTGTGATGTCATTAGTGAGTTGATTTAACTTTGTTTTCTGATGAATATTTTCTAGTAAGACTACTATATCAAAAATTGGGCATCGATTAGGAATTGTTGGTATTTCTAATAAATTAATTAATTGATTAAAATCATATTTATGATGACTGTAAGCAGCTATGGTAGCATCTTTAACTCGTAAAACAAAATCTTTGAATGAAAGCTCAGGTGCGACTTGGGTACGCAAAGGAATTACTTTGCTATTTACGTCATCTGTCGCAATTTTCTCATGTACTGGTATGCCAAGAATTAGATCATTGTTTCGCGTATATTTTGGCAGCAATATCTTCAATGCAGATACAAGTATTAAATAGATTGAAAAGTAAGAACCTTTAGCAAGTTTAATGATTGCTTGAGATAAATCATTTGATAAATCAAAGCTCAGAGATTTTTTCTTACCACTGGAAAATAAAGGTCTTACATAGTCCAACATCAAATTTGTTTCTGGTAGTTCCCCTGAGAGTTTGTTTATCCAATAAATTTTTTCAGAGAATGTGTCATTTGATTGTAGATGTATACCCATAATTTTTTCCTAATAATCAATTGCTTGGCGAGTTAGCTAGTATGTAAATCTATTTTGATATACATTCATCGAAGGCTGTTTTAATAATTGAACAACCCTTTTGTAAACTGGACATATCAATTACTAAAGGGGGCAAAATTTTAATTACGCTATCATTTCTGCCTGCTTTTTCAATGATTAATCCTAGTTCAAAACAGCGGGATGTGATACGTTGAGATAAATTGCGATCGCCTAAATTTTTCACATCAATTCCCCAAATCATTCCAATTCCCCGAATTGCGATTTTTTCACTAATTGATGCTATTTCTTGAGTGAGAAAATTTTTCAAAAAAAGCTCTTTAACTTTCACATCCTGTTCAAAATCATAACTTTCTCGATACTCCAGAGCCGCTGTTGCTCCGATAAATGCTAATTGATTACCTCTAAAAGTACCATTATGTTCACCTGGTTTCCAAATATCCAACTCTGGTTTAATTAATAATAGTGACATGGGAAACCCATACCCGCTAATTGATTTAGAGAGTACTACCATATCGGGAACGATGTCTGCTCTTTCAAAAGAAAAGAAAGACCCAGTTCGACCGCAGCCTACTTGAATATCATCGCAGATTAATAAGATATCATTTTCATCACACAACTTTCTTAATCTTTGCATCCATTCAGTGGGAGCCACAATAACTCCACCTTCCGCTTGCACCGTTTCAAAGATTATTGCTGCTGGTTTTTCAATTCCAGAATTAATGTCATTTAAAACCGATTGTATATATTCTATTGTGTCAAAACTTTCCATGAATCCATAAGGATAAGGTATAAATGTTACATTACTTGATGTCCCAATTGCACCTGCTCGAATTCCGGTATTACCACTAATTGATAGGCTGCCCAAAGTCATTCCATGATATGCTCCCATGAATGAGAATATACCCGGTCTTTGCTTAACTTTTCTGGCTAATTTTAAAGCAGCTTCCACAGCATTTGTTCCTGTTGGGCCGCAAAATTGAATGCGATAATCTAGTTTTTTGGAACTGAGTACTACCTCATCAAACTTGGCTAAAAACTTTTCTTTTGCCGAAGTATACATATCCAATCCGTGTGCAATTCCATCGGCATCTAAATATGAAATAACTTTTTGTTTTATATAGTCATGATTATGTCCATAATTTAAAGCCCCTGCTCCTGCAAAAAAATCAAGATATTCTTTCCCTGATTCTGAATAAATTATAGAACCTTTAGCTCTATGAAAGATATCCGGAAAATTATGGCAATAGCTTCTGACGTTAGATTCACGCTTTTCAAATATGTTCATGAGATTTTTGTATTGGAATTACAAACGGAGCTTATTCTTTTTAGGAAACATAATTAAGATAAGATTTATAGAATTTAAAAATTATCTGAGGAGGTACTTTAAATACTAAGCCCATCGTTAATAACCAGTTATAGTATAAGTTTGGAACTGGCATTCCTTTTTTTATAGCTGCTAGAGCCGTTAGTGAAGTTTTTTGAGTATGCCAATCGATATTAAAAGAAATCGACATATCTAAACTCCTAACATGATGCAGCGTTCCAGGAGGCATATATAAAATCTCTCCAGGATTGACAATAAATTTAATCGGTCTGGCGTTTTTGTAGTCAGGATATTTATTGAAATCTGGATTTTCTGGATTAACAAGAAACCATCTCCAGCCTTGGCGATAACAATATTTAGCATCTTCAGGTAATAAGATAGTAAATTGTTTGCGTCCAACAATTTGGAAAAAAATATTGTTAGTCAGAAGGCAATCAAAATGTAGTGGTGTAATACTATTAGAAGAACCTAAGAAAAATTGGCAGTAACGCCACCACTTATACCGATACCATTTTGGTAAATATTCAAATGGAAATGGTTTAACATCTTCTATTAGTGAAGGTATTAAGCTAAATAAAGGTAGATCATGGCAATATGGCGGTAGAGGATGATTTTTAGCATCTTTTTCATAATTTTCTATTAATTCTATATATTTTCTCATTGTCAAACGACATATCTCGATTTGTTTATTGCTAAATTTTTTAGCATAAATATTTAGGTCAGGAGATAAATTATTGAGGTATTTTAAAGACCATTTATCAAAGCCGTTCCAGTTAGATACTACTCCGGAAATTATGACTGGTCTACCTAGTTCAACATAATTATTCTTAAATTCATCACTTGAGAGTTTATACCTTCTTTCTATTGCAGATGAAACAATCATACTTTAATCCTTTAAACTGTCGGAACTAGTTCCCAATTAAATGAAGCTTGTTTTTCTAAAGCAGTTGATATTTGCTGTTGTTGTGGCGTGGAAAGTGATAATTCCTTAATTGGAACATCAGGATGATTGATTATTTCTTGTAGGAGTACTTGAAAATCTCTAATTATCCCAGTAATTGTAGCAATATCAAATCTAGAAGCATTGTATGAAATTGCTACTATAATTTCCGATTCTGGATAGATAACTAAATTCAACGGATAGTTGTTCCTATAATAAGTTCCAGTCGGTTCAAATTCTATATTTCCTTTCCAGTTTCTAACAAATTGACTGACTGGAAGGTTCTCAACTACAACAATTGTTTCAAACAATGGTAAATTTCGGGGTACTTCACTCCAGCCTTGAATTTGTGTTAGTGGAGTATATTCATGATGACGTGCTTCTACTAATTGGGTCTGAAAATGTTGTAGCCATGACAATACTTGTTGGTCAGTATTTAACTTGACATTAATTGGTAATGTATTGATAAACATACCGACCATTGAATCTACTTCGGCTAAGTCTACTGGTCTTCCTGTAACAGTACATCCATAGGTAATGTTGTCACGACGAGTATAACGACCCAGGAGAATAGACCAAATTCCATGAACTAATGTGGCAAGAGTTAGACGATTTTTTGCAGCAAAAGATAGAAGTGCTTTTGTAGTTGCTTCTGATAATTGAATTTTTTCTTCATCATACCTTTCTTTTTGGTCAGGTAATTGGTTATTTTCTATATAAGTTAGGGGAGTTGGTGCTTTTACTCCTTGTAGTGCTTGCCGCCAAAAACTTTCGGTCTTAGCTATATTTTGTTGCTGTAACCAGTCGATATAATTCCTAAAAGGCCGGGCTGGCGGTAAATTAGCTTCTTTGGATTCGCAAAGTGCTGCGTAAATCTGTAAGCATTCTTCTAATATTATTGGAGTTGTCCACCCGTCTATAATTATATGATGATTGCTCCAAATAAATTCATAGTAATTATCAGCAATACGAATTAAGGATAGACGCATTAAACATGGTTGGGAAAAATCAAAACATAATTGGCGATCGCTCTCTAAAAATTCTTTCAATCGCTCTTGTTGTTCTGCTTGCTCAATACCACGCCAATCATATTGATTTAGACTAATTTTTACTTGTTTATAGACAACTTGTAATGGATTATCAATGTCTTCCCAATAAAAACCTGTACGCAAAATTGTATGTCTATCTACAACTTGCTGCCATGCTTGTTCAAAAGCTTCTATATTTGGATGACCATGTAAAGTTAAGGTATGGTGAAAGAAATATAATGCTGACTCTCTTGCATACAAACAGTGGAAAAGCATTCCCTTTTGGACGGGTGTAAGCTCATATATATCCTCTACATTTTCTGGTTTCATTGTGCTTTTTTCTCACCTAATCGGTTAATTTTTGCCAGAAATTTATCTAGACTTTGTTGACTCAAATTGGCTCTGGGAAAGTCAGAGGGTGTATATTTTTCTGCTGACAATGACTGACAGTGGTCAATGATGCTTCGTATAGCTGCAATGAAGCTAGTGGCTAAAGTTTCAATTGTTTCTCGACGATGAACTGCTGTGCTATAAATCCAATTAAGTTGCAGTTTATCTTGGATAATAATTCCGTTGATTTCTAGTAAATAAAATCGATTTGCACTTGCATCTTGACTGAGTTTAAAAGACTGACTAGTTAAATCAAATAAAGATGACTGTGATATGACAGAGCTAAAATTACCTAAGTAATTAAAACTTACCTGCGGTTGGGGAAAATATTTGAACTTGGAATTTATTTCTGGATCACTGATTATATAGCGCAGTATATCGTATCCAATACCTTTATTGGGAATACTGCGTAAAAACTCTTTGATTGCTATCAACACACTTCCTAAATCACCAGCTTCTGTAATATCTAAAATTACTGGAAAGCGTGTTGTCAATAAACCAACTGTACGAGAGAAGGATACATCATTGAAATCTTTAAAGATGATATCCCGACCATTATCTTCAACATCTACCCATAATTGCCACTCTCCTGTCCACTTTGCAAAAGCTTGCACTAAGGCTGTTAGTAGAACATCGTTTATTTGGGTGTTGTAAGCCTTATTGACATTGTTTAATAAGGCTTGGGTTGCTTTTTTATCTAGAGAAATTGATACGATATCAGCATTAGCTACTGTATTTTCATCGCCAGAAAAGTCAACAGGTAAGCTGTAAAAAGGTATTTGAGCTTTTGCTAACCAGTAGTCTTCTTCCTGCATCATTTCTGAAGTCTGAGCATACTTTTGGATACACTCTGCCCACTGCTTGAATGAAGTGGTTTTATCAGATAAATGTATTGCTTTATCTTGACTGAGTTGCTGATAAGCTGTTTGTAAATCTTCTAGCAACATCTGCCAAGAAACAGCGTCTACTAAAAGATGGTGGATATTAATTAGTAGGTAGCTATTCTGTGGCGATCGCAATTTAATAAAAGCAACTTTTACCAGCGGAGTTTCACTTAAGTGAAAGCTACTTTGTACTTCTGTAATTGCAGACTCTAAAGCATGTTTTTGCTCATTTTGTGAAATTGAAGACAAATCCACATGCTCGTATACTATTATATCACTATTATGAGCTTTAATTTGCCGTAAACCAGATTTTTCTTGAATAAAATGTAGATGAAAAACATCGTGATATTCAATTACATATCTTAGGGACTTCCAAAGAATAAATTATTCCAAGAAAAACAAGAAATATGTTTTCTCAAGAATGATAATCATTTTAAGGGGGGGGGGAGAAAAGGGGTTGCCCTCGGCAACCCCTTTTCTCCCGATCATCTATGCATGAAGAATCTATACACTTGTCATCTATTTTAAAGTTAAACAGTGTAGGATTAGTATGTTTTGTAGCTAAATAAATGCTGTTATTAAAATCAAATAACTTTTGTTTTACTACAACAAATATCAATAAACCAATTACCTAAATTTGGGAAAACTTCATGAGTAGAATCGGTTAGCCGCTCAATCTGTTTTTCAATTTGAGCCATAGCTTTTTTTGTAAGCTTGACCCCATTCTCATAAGTTTCGTGTACTAACTTAACGACTGGATGTTTCCCGTTCCATGTCATAGTGCTGGCAAAATTTAGAGCCGTTTCTAGTTCATCTAAAATGCTACCATTCCAGTGATTTTCTAGTACTGCCCACGTCCTTTCTATCGGATTATATTTACTATGATAGGGCGGATAGTAAGCTAAACGTATATTTACTTGATGTTTTTGCACAAACTCTACTATACGTTTCATAAATTGAGTACGCCGTGAGCTATTCTGTGGCCCGTTATCTTGATTGAGAAGTAGGGTTTGAATATCAGAAAAACGATGCTTTTCTTCTAACCAAAAATCTTCTAGAATATCAACAATAAAATCGCTTGTAGCTTTCGATTCCGTAAAGTATAAAAATAGCTCATCAAGCTCTGGAAGAAAGATACCATAAGGAGTTACAGTTGTCTTCGGATTATAATCATGGTCGTCAGCCTTCGCTCCATCCCTGCTTTTACCCCCTCGGTCAAATGAGCCGATCTTAACACGGGCTTTTCCGTCCATGCTTAGACGTAAAACACTCTTATCTTCTGAAGCATCTTTATTTACAATGTCTAATTGCTCAAAGATTGCATCAGTTTGTGGAATTTTTTTTGAGGTTGAACTTTCTTTACCCTTCTGAGCTTGTAACCTAAATTATTTAATTTGACTCGAATTGTTTCTGATGTATGTAACTTTTCATCGCTGTAACCATACTTTTCGATTAATTGCTTTCTGACTTCGGCTGCACTGAGTCTAGTATATAGTCTTTGACTTTTAAAACTCGGATCTGTTTGACTATAAAAGTCAACTAAATTTTTTATATCTTCTAAAAGATTTGGTAGGTGTTCTTCTGCTTTATAACGTCCTTTGCCACTCATGTTATCAACACAAGTAATACCGCTTTTTAATTCTCTTGTCCCTTTCCGAATTGTGTCTCTATTCCATCCTAGTTCTGATTGTGCAAGCCTTTGCCCTCCTAAACCTAAGCCCTGAACTGTCTGTGCCATAAATTTACGCTTTTCAGCACCTTTTAATTGAGATGCAGTTTCAATCAACAACTTTTTAAGAGAATCAGTTAATACTATAGTCACCAGTTGCCACACTCAAAAACTCAATCATTATTCAAATTACTACAAAAGGGGGATGAAGGGGCTGCCGTCGGCAGCCCCTTCATCCCCCTTAAAAATGATTATCATTATTGCTAATGGAATAGTTTATTTTCTGGAAGTCCCTTACAGCCTGCTCTAATATTTCAGGATTGCATCTTTGTTGTATTTCGAGGAGTAAAGACTGGTTAAATGAATGTTCATACGACTGATTTTCAGCAACTAATCGATGCTGGATGGGTGTAAGCTCGATTTCTCCAGTTCTGGTATGATTTTTGATTTGGTTATTTTCAATTAAACCCGCTGCTGTTGCTAATTCAGCAATAGTCTGGTGCAAAAACATTTGTTGAGAAGTTAGCTTTAAACCTAATTGATTAGCCTTGGCAACAATTTGAATTGTAATAATCGAATCTCCTGCCAACTCAAAAAAGTTGTCATAAATACCGACCTTTTCAATTCCTAGAAATTGTTGCCAAATATTAGCTAAGGTTTGCTCAACTTCTTTACGAGGAGCAACATAAGCATTTGCCAAATTTGGACGTGGATGGCTGAGTTGGGCAAGATTTGTTTTTGATGTGTCTGATAAAAGCTCTAAATCTTGGTCTAGATAACTGAAAGAATTGTTTTGTTCAATTACTTTTTTAAAGTCTTTAGTTGAAACAATAACACGAGGTAAACTACTTAATAAAATGCGATTAAAAGCTTCAGCACCTTCTTGAGGTAGTATTCCTTTTTTGATTTCTTCTTGACGTTGCAGTTTTAATTGTTCTGGTAGTATTGTCTCTACTGCCATCCCTACTTCTTGCCAAGTATCCCAGTTGATTGCTACTGTAAATTCGTCAGATTGGGAAGTACGATAATTTGCATAAACGTCCAGAAATGCATTAGCGGCACAATAATCTACTTGTCCAAATTCACTCAAGATAGAACTTTGGGATGAGCAAAGCACCAAGAAATCTAAAGTAATATTTTTTAAGTTTAAAATCTGCTCTAATACTAATGTGCCCTTGACTTTTGGTGCTAAGACACTGTTTGCTATATCCTCTGTTTTGAGTTGAATCATTCCACCGCCAGCAATACCCGCTGCATGGATGACACCATTAATTTGACCAAATTTTTCTAAAGCTTCAGTAATGGCTACCTGCATTTCTTCGTAGCTGGCGACATCAGCAGTTTTAACCTCAATCTCTGATCCCAATTTTTCAAGTGCCAGCATTTTTTGGATCTTGCGGCTAACACTATCTTGATTATCATGAGTTTCTAGCCATTGTTGCCACTGCGATCGCTCTGGTAATCCCTTCCTACCAATTAAAATTAACTTAGCTTGTACTGTCTTCGCTAAATATTCCGCCAGTACCAAACCTATACCGCCAAGTCCACCAGTAATTAAGTAAACTCCTGCTTTTTTTAACTTAGTTTTACGTGGGATATTTTCATCTAAACAGACATTTTCAAAAGTTTCAATCCAGCGATGAGATCCACGATAAGCAACTAAATTTTCGGGTTGTTGGGTTGTTAGTTCGGTAATTAGATAGTCTACAAACTTTGGTGTTAATGAGATTTTAGCAGCAGGAATTACAACATCAATCAGACAGGAATTAATGTTTGGATATTCCTTTGGAATTACCTTACAAGCCCCCAATATCGTTGCCTTTTCTGGGCATAATTTTTCATCACCGATGACATTATATACATTATTAGTTACAACCCTTAACTTCAGAGAATCGCTGATATTGTGCTTTCCTAATGCTTGGGTCAAATACAACAAACTCCAAAAGCCGAGATTCTGGCAATTTTCAAAAGTGGGTAAAGTATCATTTGGTGTAATGCTCCAAAAGTGAGCGATCGCATTTGGAATTAAACTCTGTTTTTTGAGTAGTTTCAACAAAGCATCGTAGTCATTTTTTTGCTGAGGGTTAATAGTATATGTATATTTATCTATCTGAATAAATTCATCTGCAATCCTAACTATGATAATATTTTGGCTTTGCTGTTCCAGTCCTTTAGCAACTGCACTTCCAATTCCATAATCATCGATAAAAATTAACCAGCAGGTATTTATTTCAGATGCTTGAAAGAATCCAATTGGTGGAGATTGTTTCCAGATTGGCATATAAAACCAATCGGCAATATTTGTTTTTTTATCTAATGATTTTGGCGATATTGTTGATAATGCAGCTTCAGAATCAGCCTCAATCCAATAACGTTGACGCTCAAAAGGATAAGTAGGCAAAGGAATATGTCTGCGTTGTTCGTGAACATAAAAGCCTGTCCAATTTATTGGCAATCCTGTTAACCAAAGCCGAGAGAGAGTATTGAGTAAAAATGCCACATCAGAAACTTGCTCTTGGGGATGTCGCAGCGAAGTTAGTACCACAGTTTGTGAAGCTAACTGTCGTTTAGCTAGGGTAGTTAATGTGCGTCCTGGACCAACTTCTAAAAATATTTGCTCTGGTTGTTGCAGGAGTTCAGCGATTCCTT
It encodes the following:
- a CDS encoding type I polyketide synthase translates to MNIPSETYSTNGSEIAIIGLTGRFPGAKNLDEFWHNLQNGVESISFFSDEELLASGVEPALLSNPNYVKANAVLEDAELFDATFFGFNPRDAEITDPQHRIFLECAWEALENAGYNSETYNGSIGVFASSNLSGYLLNIYFNQNIRNSIDEHQLTIAADKDYLATRTSYKLNLTGPSYAVQTACSSSLVAVHLACQSLLNGECDIALVGGVSIGASRKAGYLYKEGGIKSPDGHCRAFDAKAQGTVSGEGVGIVVLKRLQDTLNDGDFIHAVIKGSAINNDGSNKVSYTAPRIEGQAKVIKTAQIIAEVEPETITYIEAHGTGTSLGDPIEVAALTQAFQTSTKNKNFCGIGSLKTNIGHLDAAAGVAGLIKTVLALKHKQIPPSLHFEEPNPQINFANSPFYVNNKLSEWKADKHPRRAGVSSFGIGGTNAHVILEEAPVFIIKESVFRPWHLLAISAKTPTALESATTNLANYLAQHLEINLADVAYTLQVGRRNFNHRRVLLCRDISDAIKILTTPNNHRVLNNCSETRNHPIVFMFPGQGAQYVNMGRELYETELMFRQEIDKCCEFLKPHLKLNLKDILYPPKLETTEEQLQQTSLTQPALFVIEYALAKLWMLWGVHPQAMIGHSIGEYVAACISGVFSLEEALTLVAIRGQLMQKLESGSMLSVSISAEEIQPMLGSELSLAASNAPFLCVVSGATKAIETLQNHLNEQGIDCRRLHTSHAFHSQMMEPILEPFVQHVRKVNLKSPQIAFVSNITGTWITAQQATDPEYWAKHLRQPVLFKEGIAELLQQPEQIFLEVGPGRTLTTLAKRQLASQTVVLTSLRHPQEQVSDVAFLLNTLSRLWLTGLPINWTGFYVHEQRRHIPLPTYPFERQRYWIEADSEAALSTISPKSLDKKTNIADWFYMPIWKQSPPIGFFQASEINTCWLIFIDDYGIGSAVAKGLEQQSQNIIIVRIADEFIQIDKYTYTINPQQKNDYDALLKLLKKQSLIPNAIAHFWSITPNDTLPTFENCQNLGFWSLLYLTQALGKHNISDSLKLRVVTNNVYNVIGDEKLCPEKATILGACKVIPKEYPNINSCLIDVVIPAAKISLTPKFVDYLITELTTQQPENLVAYRGSHRWIETFENVCLDENIPRKTKLKKAGVYLITGGLGGIGLVLAEYLAKTVQAKLILIGRKGLPERSQWQQWLETHDNQDSVSRKIQKMLALEKLGSEIEVKTADVASYEEMQVAITEALEKFGQINGVIHAAGIAGGGMIQLKTEDIANSVLAPKVKGTLVLEQILNLKNITLDFLVLCSSQSSILSEFGQVDYCAANAFLDVYANYRTSQSDEFTVAINWDTWQEVGMAVETILPEQLKLQRQEEIKKGILPQEGAEAFNRILLSSLPRVIVSTKDFKKVIEQNNSFSYLDQDLELLSDTSKTNLAQLSHPRPNLANAYVAPRKEVEQTLANIWQQFLGIEKVGIYDNFFELAGDSIITIQIVAKANQLGLKLTSQQMFLHQTIAELATAAGLIENNQIKNHTRTGEIELTPIQHRLVAENQSYEHSFNQSLLLEIQQRCNPEILEQAVRDFQKINYSISNNDNHF
- a CDS encoding cupin-like domain-containing protein translates to MIVSSAIERRYKLSSDEFKNNYVELGRPVIISGVVSNWNGFDKWSLKYLNNLSPDLNIYAKKFSNKQIEICRLTMRKYIELIENYEKDAKNHPLPPYCHDLPLFSLIPSLIEDVKPFPFEYLPKWYRYKWWRYCQFFLGSSNSITPLHFDCLLTNNIFFQIVGRKQFTILLPEDAKYCYRQGWRWFLVNPENPDFNKYPDYKNARPIKFIVNPGEILYMPPGTLHHVRSLDMSISFNIDWHTQKTSLTALAAIKKGMPVPNLYYNWLLTMGLVFKVPPQIIFKFYKSYLNYVS
- a CDS encoding condensation domain-containing protein, with the translated sequence MLWKSLRYVIEYHDVFHLHFIQEKSGLRQIKAHNSDIIVYEHVDLSSISQNEQKHALESAITEVQSSFHLSETPLVKVAFIKLRSPQNSYLLINIHHLLVDAVSWQMLLEDLQTAYQQLSQDKAIHLSDKTTSFKQWAECIQKYAQTSEMMQEEDYWLAKAQIPFYSLPVDFSGDENTVANADIVSISLDKKATQALLNNVNKAYNTQINDVLLTALVQAFAKWTGEWQLWVDVEDNGRDIIFKDFNDVSFSRTVGLLTTRFPVILDITEAGDLGSVLIAIKEFLRSIPNKGIGYDILRYIISDPEINSKFKYFPQPQVSFNYLGNFSSVISQSSLFDLTSQSFKLSQDASANRFYLLEINGIIIQDKLQLNWIYSTAVHRRETIETLATSFIAAIRSIIDHCQSLSAEKYTPSDFPRANLSQQSLDKFLAKINRLGEKKAQ
- a CDS encoding ISAzo13 family transposase (programmed frameshift) gives rise to the protein MVLTDSLKKLLIETASQLKGAEKRKFMAQTVQGLGLGGQRLAQSELGWNRDTIRKGTRELKSGITCVDNMSGKGRYKAEEHLPNLLEDIKNLVDFYSQTDPSFKSQRLYTRLSAAEVRKQLIEKYGYSDEKLHTSETIRVKLNNLGYKLRRVKKVQPQKKFPQTDAIFEQLDIVNKDASEDKSVLRLSMDGKARVKIGSFDRGGKSRDGAKADDHDYNPKTTVTPYGIFLPELDELFLYFTESKATSDFIVDILEDFWLEEKHRFSDIQTLLLNQDNGPQNSSRRTQFMKRIVEFVQKHQVNIRLAYYPPYHSKYNPIERTWAVLENHWNGSILDELETALNFASTMTWNGKHPVVKLVHETYENGVKLTKKAMAQIEKQIERLTDSTHEVFPNLGNWFIDICCSKTKVI
- a CDS encoding condensation domain-containing protein encodes the protein MKPENVEDIYELTPVQKGMLFHCLYARESALYFFHHTLTLHGHPNIEAFEQAWQQVVDRHTILRTGFYWEDIDNPLQVVYKQVKISLNQYDWRGIEQAEQQERLKEFLESDRQLCFDFSQPCLMRLSLIRIADNYYEFIWSNHHIIIDGWTTPIILEECLQIYAALCESKEANLPPARPFRNYIDWLQQQNIAKTESFWRQALQGVKAPTPLTYIENNQLPDQKERYDEEKIQLSEATTKALLSFAAKNRLTLATLVHGIWSILLGRYTRRDNITYGCTVTGRPVDLAEVDSMVGMFINTLPINVKLNTDQQVLSWLQHFQTQLVEARHHEYTPLTQIQGWSEVPRNLPLFETIVVVENLPVSQFVRNWKGNIEFEPTGTYYRNNYPLNLVIYPESEIIVAISYNASRFDIATITGIIRDFQVLLQEIINHPDVPIKELSLSTPQQQQISTALEKQASFNWELVPTV
- the ectB gene encoding diaminobutyrate--2-oxoglutarate transaminase, with the protein product MNIFEKRESNVRSYCHNFPDIFHRAKGSIIYSESGKEYLDFFAGAGALNYGHNHDYIKQKVISYLDADGIAHGLDMYTSAKEKFLAKFDEVVLSSKKLDYRIQFCGPTGTNAVEAALKLARKVKQRPGIFSFMGAYHGMTLGSLSISGNTGIRAGAIGTSSNVTFIPYPYGFMESFDTIEYIQSVLNDINSGIEKPAAIIFETVQAEGGVIVAPTEWMQRLRKLCDENDILLICDDIQVGCGRTGSFFSFERADIVPDMVVLSKSISGYGFPMSLLLIKPELDIWKPGEHNGTFRGNQLAFIGATAALEYRESYDFEQDVKVKELFLKNFLTQEIASISEKIAIRGIGMIWGIDVKNLGDRNLSQRITSRCFELGLIIEKAGRNDSVIKILPPLVIDMSSLQKGCSIIKTAFDECISK
- a CDS encoding non-ribosomal peptide synthetase yields the protein MGIHLQSNDTFSEKIYWINKLSGELPETNLMLDYVRPLFSSGKKKSLSFDLSNDLSQAIIKLAKGSYFSIYLILVSALKILLPKYTRNNDLILGIPVHEKIATDDVNSKVIPLRTQVAPELSFKDFVLRVKDATIAAYSHHKYDFNQLINLLEIPTIPNRCPIFDIVVLLENIHQKTKLNQLTNDITISFTVNGENISLNIEYSEYLFQDKNIKLMSRCYVNVLESCLDNVNVKISDIVFLKDSEQEILLKKYNKNTKDYPLEQPINELFEKQVSETPNNIAVVHEQTKLTYQELNHRANQLAALLRKLGIGKGEFIGIFKDRDINFLIAILAIYKAGGAYVPIDSTYPANRIKYMLSNSEVRFLLTDSSLLNILSYLVEDCSQLSSIICLDSLINDQTVLGDRPGLKIYNKLDFEHLPSDNIKSINDATDPAYMLYTSGSTGLPKGAIVRHDGAINHIYAQFDELQLTEEFCFLQSAPSSTDISVWQFLAPLLIGGKTVIVDVETVAIPDKLLKVLQSEKITVVELVPALFGGLLEYTFHLEIQERELPHLKWMMVVGEPVSVSWVNKWLQIYPEIKIVNAYGPTEAADDITQFIVNQPFGENQRTVPIGKPLANLNLYILDEQMQLLPIGAPGEICVSGIGVGAGYWKNQEKTNLSFVPNPFPDARKKLPPNRQDLIYKTGDLGRWLPDGNIEFLGRIDHQVKIRGFRVELGEIETFLNQHPNVRENVVIVQEDEPGNLLIVAYVVPKIEPVPSISELRNFLKEKLPDHMLPSAFVMLENLPLAPSGKVDRKALPKPDNLRPVLETAYVLPRNEMEHTIADIWQKILKVEKVGIQDNFFDLGGHSLNVLQVYSKLREIFKPDLAITDLFKYPTITSISRYLSQEEDDSFENQSNELNEQLEAGKARLKQRFLQKRQQNV